A window of Maioricimonas rarisocia genomic DNA:
ACCGAATGGAGACGTCTACCTCGCCGACACCGAGAGTCACACCATTCGCGTCGTGCGTGCTTCCGACGGTCGCATCGAAACCATTGTCGGCGACGGAAAGCGCGGCGATGGACCGGATGGCAATCCCCTCTCGTGCCGGCTCGCACGCCCGCACGGGGTGTACGTCGACAGTCAGGGCCAGGTTTACATTGGCGACAGCGAAAACCATCGCGTCCGCAAACTGACGGCGGGTCCGTAGTCCACAACCTGCTCTCATTCAGAATTCACACGACGGTCGGCCTGCCCCTGCCAGTTCCATCCCGGCCGCCCGTTACACGAAGGACCTACCCGATGATCTCACCCCACGCACTCTGTCTGACCATTCTGTTCGGCATCGGTTCGATTGCGACCGCCGGCGACGACATCCACTGGGAACGGGTCCAGCTCGATTCCCGCTTTCGCGCCGAGGGGGCCGCCATCGCCGATCTGAACAACGACGGCAAGGCAGACATCATCGCCGGCGACGTCTGGTACGCCGCTCCCGACTGGCAGCGGCACGAGATCCGCCAGCCGGGCGACTTCTGGGCGGGTGACGGCTACAGCAACAACTTCTGCAACTGGACGTACGACATCAACGACGACGGTTGGGAAGACGTGATCATCGTCGGCTTCCCCGGCGATCCGTTCCACTGGTACGAGAATCCCAAAGGGAAGGACGGCCACTGGAAGGAACACGTCATCTGGCACAGCATCTGTAACGAGACGCCGCAGTTCGCCGACATCAACGGCGACGATCGCCCCGAGATCATCCTCGGCTCGCAGCCAGAAGCACAGATAGGCTACATCGAGATCCCGACCGGCGATGCCGTCTACGAGAAATGGAAGTTCACCGCCGTCAGCCGCCCCGGCGATCCGATGCAGAACGGAACCTTCAAGTATTACCACGGCCTGGGCGTCGGTGACGTCAACAGCGACCGACGAACCGACATCGTCATCCCGCACGGCTGGTGGGAACAGCCCGCCTCCGCCTCCAGCACCCTCTGGACGTTCCACGCCCACGTCCTTGGACAGGACCAGCCGCAGAAAATGGCGGACGTCCACGTACAGGATCTCGACCGGGACGGCGACGCCGACTTCATCGGCAGTTCGGCTCACGCTCACGGAGTCTGGTGGTTTGAAACGACCGACGACGGCATTCGCCAGCACCTGATCGACGAGTCGTTTTCCCAGACGCACGCGATGCACTTCGTGGATGTCGATGGCGACGGTCAGCAGGACATCGTCACCGGTAAGCGATACTTCGCCCACAACGGCCGGGACCCGGGAGGACTCGATCCGGTCGGCATGTACTGGTATCGCGTCGAGCGGAATGAAGGACAGCCGCCTAAGTTCACCCGCCACGAAATCGTCGCCGGCCGCGACACCGGCGTGGGGACGCAGTTCGCGGTGGGAGACATCGACGGCGACGGTCTGATCGACATCGCCCTGTCGAACAAGAAAGGCGTCAACATTCTGCTGCAGCGCCGCTGAGCACGAAGCAATGCCGTAAACCTTCTTGCAACCTGCACTTGCGAGAGGCTTCCCGGTTTCGCCGGGCGTTTCCTGCCAGGCCGCAACGCCCGCAGACCCCGTACGAGTTGACCGCCCCGGTTCGGACCATCCCCGATCCGGGGCATTCACGATTTGACCAACTCCGATACGTCTCCGTACAATACAGGTCGGCGGTTTGATCCGTCACCCACCCCAAGACCGGGCATACACGATGGGTCAGCCCTGACCTTCGGCCACGGTCCCCGCCCACGCGAAAGCGTCGAGTCGCTCACCAGAGATGATGCATCTGATTCAACATTCCGCCTGCCGTGTATTCACGACGCGCGTTCGTCTGATCTGCGTGCTCGCCTGCTCGCTGACCGCAGCACTGGCACCGTTTTCTGCTGCGCGGGCCGAAGAAAAGATCGGCGAGAAGATCTACCAGCAGAAGTGTGCTCTCTGCCACGGCGTCAACGGCGAGGGGAATGACGACCACTACGGATCTCCTCTCATCGGCGACCGTTCCCTTCAGGAACTGACCGAGCTCATCGTCGACACCATGCCGGAGGAGGATCCGGACGAGTGTGTGGGCGAAGAAGCCGAACAGGTCGCCCGCTACGTCTACGACGCCTTCTACTCCGAGATCGCCCAGGCACGCAATCGCCCTGCCGAGATCGAGTTCTCCCGACTGACCGTACGCCAGTACGAGCATGCCGTGAGCGACCTGCTCGGCAGCTTTACCGGGAGTGGCAACTGGGCCGACAACGAGGGACTCAAGGCGGAATACTTCCGCACCCGCCGGTTCCGCGGCAACGAACGACTCGTCGAGCGGGTCGATCCGCAGATCGACTTTGACTTCGGCGAAGGAGTTCCGATCGAATTGCCCGCTCCGGAAGAAGAAGCTCAGGAAGCGGACGCCAGCGCGGACAAGGAGAAGCAGGACGAGGAGGCGAAGAAGAAAAAGGACGAAGAGGACAAGTCCCGCTTCAATCCCGAAGAGTTCTCCATTCGCTGGCAGGGCTCCGTCATGGCGCCCGAGACCGGCGACTACGAGTTCATTCTGGAAGTCGGCAATGGCGCCCGGTTGTGGGTGAACGATGGCAACACGCCGCTCATCGACGCCTGGGTCAAGTCGGGGGACCATTCCGAGTACCGCGAGACGATTCGGCTGCTCGGTGGACGTCCCTACTTCATCCGCGTCGACTTCTTCAAGTTCAAGGACAAGTCCGCGTCGATCCGGCTGAAGTGGAAGCCGCCGCACCACGCCGAAGAAGTCATTCCGGCCAGGTATCTGGCGACCAGCCGGATGCCTGAGCAGTTCGTCATCACGACGCCGTTCCCGCCGGACGACCGCAGCACCGGCTTCGAGCGGGGCTCGTCCATCTCGAAGCAGTGGCAGCAGGCGACCACCTATGCCGCGATCGAAACGGCCGGCTACGTCGCCGCACACATCGACCAGTTGGCAAAAACGAAAAGCGACGCCGAGGACCGCGGCGAGAAGATTCGGAACTTCTGCCGGCAGTTTGCCGAGCGGGCCTTCCGCCGTCCGCTGAGCGACGAACAGAAGGCGTTGTACATCGACCGCCAGTTCGACGATTCCGAGCACCTCGAAACGGCCGTGCGACGGACGGTGATGCTGGTCCTCAAGTCTCCCCGGTTCCTCTACCGGGAAGCAGGATTCGGCCAGTTCGACGACTACGACGTGGCAGCCTGGCTGGCGTTCACACTGTGGGATTCCCTGCCGGACCAGCAGCTGCGGGAAGCCGCGGCCAAAGGGCAGTTGCGAACGCGCGACCAGATTGCCGGTCAGGCCCGGCGGATGGTCAACGACCTGCGGACGCAGGCGAAGATGCGTGAGTTTCTGCACCAGTGGCTGCAGATTGACCGGTTCCACGACATTGCCAAGGATCCGGAGAAGTACCCCGGTTTTGACGAACGGATTGTGTCCGACCTGCGGACGTCACTCGACCTGTTCCTCGACGACATCCTCGAAAGCAAGTCGGCCGACTTCCGCCGGACCCTGCTCGAAGAATCGATCTACCTGAACGGGCGTCTCGCGCCGCTCTACGGTGCCGACCTGCCGGACGATGCCGACTTCCAGAAGGTGGTGCTCGACACCCAGGACCGGGCCGGCATCCTTTCGCACCCGTACCTGATGACCGGTTTCGCCTACGACTCGACGAGTTCGCCGATTCATCGCGGCGTGTTCCTCTCGCGCAGCGTGCTGGGCCGCTTCCTCAAGCCGCCGCCAGAAGCGGTCCCGCCGCTCGCCCCGGAACTCCATGCCGAACTGACCACCCGTGAGCGGGTCGCACTGCAGACCAGTCCGAAAGTCTGTCAGACGTGCCACGTGATGATCAACGAGCTCGGCTTTTCGCTCGAACACTTCGACGCGATCGGTCGATATCGGGAGCAGGAGAAGGACCGGCCGATCGACGCCAGCGGATCGTATCTGTCGCGTTCGGGCGAACGGGTGGAGTTCACGGGAACACGCGAACTGGCCGAGTTTCTGGCTGACCACAACGAGCCGCAACGGGCCTTCGCCGAGCAGCTGTTCCAGTACACCGTCAAGCAGCCGGTGCGGGCCTTCGGAGACGATCGCCTAGACCACCTGCACGAAGCGTTTCGCGAGAGCGACTTCAACATTCACCGGCTTCTTGTCGAAATTGCGACGCAATCAGCAATGAAGGCGCGTGAACTCGAACAGAAGGTCGCCGATAATTGATTCCGGCCTTCCCCCGGGCGACGATGTCGCAACTGACCAATCTGCCCGCGCGGACGGATGACCGGGCCACCACAAGGGAGACACCATGAACCGCAACACGTCACGTCGTGATTTCCTTCGCAACGTCGGCATGAGTGCCGCCGCATTGCCGTTTGTCTGCAATCTGCCCAGCCTCGGTTTCGCGAATTCCACCGGACGCAAGCAGCGACTGGTCGTGTTGTTCAGCCCCAACGGCGTGGTTCCGAAGAACTTCTGGCCCGACGAAGCCGGCGAACTGACTGCACTCAAAGAGTCGCTCTCGCCGCTCGAACCGTTTCGCGACCGCGTCCTGACGCTGCATGGCGTCTGCGACAAGGTCCGCGGTGACGGCGACAGCCACATGCGCGGTATGGGCTGCCTGCTGACCGGCACCGAACTGTATCCCGGCAACATTCAGGGCGGGTCGCACACGCCGGCCGGTTGGGCCAGCGGCAGCTCGATTGACCAGGAACTCAAGCGATTCCTGCAGAGCAATCCCGAAACACAGACCCGTTTCGGCTCGCTCGAATTCGGCGTCGCGGTCCCCGAGCGGGCCGACACCTGGACCCGCATGGTCTACGCCGGCCCCAACAAGCCGATCGCCCCGATCGACGATCCGTACCAGATGTTCTCCCGGCTGTACGGCCAGGTGAAGGACCAGGAGAGTCTCCGCAGCATTCTCGACGACCTGCAGGAAGACTTCGGCAAGGTCCGTTCGATGGTCAGTCAGGAAGATCGTCAGCTGCTCGAAGAGCACGCGACGTTCGTGCGTGAACTCGAACAGGAACTGACCGCCTCGCGCGACTCCGGGCTCGATCATCCGGTTCCCGAACTCGAACCGGGGGTGAAGGACGAGAACGACAACATCCCGAAGATCAGCAAGATGCAGATCGAGCTGATGGTGAACAGCTTCACCGCCGACTTCACCCGCATCGCAACGCTGCAGTACACCAACTCGGTCGGCCAGGCGCGGATGCGGTGGCTCGGGATCGACGAAGGGCATCACTCTCTTTCCCACGAGCCGGACGACAACGACGACGCTCAGACCAAGTTAACCGCCATCAACAAGTGGTACTGCGAGCAGCTCGCCTACCTCGTCAAGCGGCTGTCCGAAACCCCCGAACCGGGCGGTCCGGGATCGCTGCTCGACAACACGACCATCATCTGGACGAACGAACTCGGTAAGGGGAACTCCCACACCCTCGACAACATTCCGTTCGTCATGGTGGGGGGCGGCCTGGGCTTCCGCATGGGCCGTGCACTCAAGTACCCGAAGGTGCCGCACAACCGGCTGCTCCTTTCGATCGCCCACAGCATGGGGCATCACATCGAGCAGTTCGGCAACCCGGACTTCTGCGGCGACGGCCCGCTGACCGACCTGACGTAGCCACCGCCGACCGCGGCCAGAGGGCTTTTCCTGCAGGCGTGAGGACGCTGCGTCTTCCGCCGGCTTTTTTCGTAGCCCGAGTCGTGCGCGGCGGTCAGAGCCACTCCAGCCAGCGCATCACCAGCCACGCGCATGAGCCGAAGCAGTAGGCGCTGAACAGGCTGCAGACGGCGATCCAGAACCAGAACTGGACCGGCTGCTCCTCGGCCGAAACGGGGTGTCCACTCTCGCTGTTGAGCACACCGGACCGGAGCGCACCGACAACGATCGCCGCAAAGCCGATTCCTCCGAACAGGGTTACCGCGCACCCGACCAGCATGATTGCATCTCCTCGGGCCCGTCCTTTGCGTTGAGCGCAGCGGATTTCAGACCGTTACATCAGGAGAGGCCGTGCCGGTTAAGCGGGCTCGCAAGCTGTCGTCGTCGCAACGATTCTGCGACCGGCGTCTTGCCAGTTCTGGCAGGATCGGGGACTTCACGATGGCGAAACGAATCCGACGTGACTAGACTTTCTCGTGGGAAGCTGCAAACGGTAGTTGCTTAGGACGCGAAGATTAGGTTTCGTGCTGGTGCATTACGTACCAGCAGTGCCATTGGGTCGGGAGGAATCATGGCATACCAGCCCATGACGGGGGTGCGGTGCACCCATGCGGTCGACCTGGCAGACAGAATCGACCTGTTTGAACTCATCGGTAACGAGCGTGTGCTCGAACTCTCTCATCAGGGACGCGGCCCCGGATTCGCCACCGAGGCGACTGTGGCCAAATCCACCGGCGTCGAACAGCGGCGGATTCTCCGTCCCGGCGTCAAACCAATCGACCTGGCCGTCGAGGTCATCGATCGTCTGGCAGAAGAGTTCGGCCTCGACATTCACGACTGTCCGTGGATCGGGCTGTGTCACTCGAACACAGATCCCGCCGCCGCCGATCGCCTTGCCGACAAGCTCTCACGAGTTGTCGGACTTCCTCGCGAGCGCGTGGCCAACATCAACTTTGGCTGCGTCGGCTATCTCGAACTGCTGCGGCGTGGAGCCGGCCAGCTCGCGGAACTTCCGGAGGGGACCCGCGTCCCTCTGCTGACGGTCGAAACGCCCGAAGACTGGCACGACGCAACGGACCGTGCCTTCTGCGGCATTATCTCGGCAGGAGCAACCGGAACGATTCTGCAGCGGGATGCCGGCCACAAGCTGCGGTACATCAACGTCGAGCACATTCCCGTCTCCGACGAGATCCGCAACCACCAGCCTTTCTTCTGGGTCGAAGAAGGTGAGTTTCTGCGATTCTCCGGCGACACCTCGCAACGTCGGGTGATGCGGATGAACGGCGAAGCCGTCTTTCTCAGCGGCGTCAATCTCATGATTGAAGCCTGCCGCACCGCCTTCAATGCGGTCTCGCCCACCGACCAGCGAATCATCGTCGTGCCGCACCAGCCGAGCGGCAAGATGCTTCGCGCCATGATCGCGGTGCTGCGGGACGAACTCCCCTGTGCCGAGATCATCAACAACCTGGCACTCTACGGGAACTCGATCTCCTCGAGCATCCCGACGGTACTGGCGCGGATCAATGATGTCCTCGTCGACCAGGGTTCCGACCGGCTCAGCGAAGGTGACCTGCTGCTGCTGCCGGCCGCCGGCATCTGCATGGAAACCCGTGCCGATCACCTCACGCAGGGCTGGGCCGTCATCGAGTGGTAACGCTCCATCGCCAGTCGTTCCGCGACACCCACATCGTCGACGTGGGTGTCGCAACTTCGTGAGCGTACCGTTGGTGAAAAGTCATGCTGGGACCAGCCCCAGCCTACTCTGATCCTGCCCCGTCCATGCGTGCGACGGCTCCGTTTGCGCGTGTCCCGCGGGTCTGACTCCATGGGTGCCACGGCTCTGTGAGCCGTGCGCGTCAAGTCGCGAGAGTGTTCACGGTGCGGGATAAAGTGGGGCAGACATTCCTGTCTGCCTGAACACTCGTTGCCATTTTGTGCTCGCATGCCGGAATCCGGGTAGCCCCGGTTGCTCGCCAACCGGGGCCGGCGCAGCCGGCAGGAGGCTGTGTTGGCCAGGAGGGATTGTCCGGCGGGGCTGCCACAGGAGGTCGGGCGTAACGGCTCCTGCCCGGCGCAATCACGTCCAGCCGGGACCATGCCGACACACTCGCCCCGGGGAAGGCCTACGCTTCCGACTCACCCGCTTCATCGACAGGGGGCGCCCCGTCCGCCATCTCGAACAGATCCTGCTCCGAGATCACCGTGACGCCCAGCTCTTTTGCCTTGTCCAGCTTGCTGCCCGCCTTCTCACCAGCGACGAGGTAGTCCGTCTTCTTCGAGACGCTGCTGCTCGCCTTGCCTCCCAGCCGGTGGATGAACTCCTTCACCTCGTCCCGGGTGAACTTCGTCAGGGAACCGGTCACGACGATCGTCTTCCCTTCGAGCGGCTTCGGGCCGTCCTCTTGCCGCTCGACCGGCGTCCCGAAATTCAGCCCGGCCTCGCGCAGTTCGTCGATGATCCCCTTCCCGACATCCGCCTGGAAGAACTCGTACACCGACTTCGCGATCACGGGGCCGATCTCGTGAACCTCGGCCAGAGCCTCCTCGGACTGCTTCGCAATCTCATCGAGAGTGCCGAACCGGTCCGCCAGCACCTGCGCATTGCTGGCCCCCACGTGCCGAATGTTCAGAGCGGTCAGCAGCCGCCACATCGGGCGTGACCGCGACTCCTCGATCCCGGCCAGCAGGTTCTCAAGCGACTTCTCTCCCAACCGTTCGAGCTCGAGCAGTTCCTCCTGTTTGTCCTTCAGCCGGTAAACGTCCGCGAAGCTGGTCAGAAAGCCAGCACCGATCAGTTGTTCGATCCGTTTGATCCCCAGCCCCTCGATGTCCATCGCCTGCCGCGAAGCGAAGAACCGCAGGCTCTCCCGCAGCTGGGCCGGGCAGTTCGGATTGATGCAGCGGACGTATACGCCCCCTTCGTCCTGCACGACGTCGCCGCCGCACTCGGGACACCGCTCGGGAAATTCAAACTCCTGCTCCTTGCCGGTTCGCTCGTCCTCCTGGACGCGAACAACGTGTGGAATGATCTTCCCCGCCTTCTCCACGACGACCTGATCGCCGATCCGCACGCCGAGACGCTCCAGTTCGTCCCGGTTGTGCAGGCTTGCCCGCGAGACGGTCGTGCCGGCGATCTCGACCGGCTTCAGGTGCGCGACCGGCGTGAGCGTGCCGGTCTTGCCGACCTGGATCGTGATGTCCTCGATCTGCGTGACCGCTTCGTACTTCTCCCATTTGTAGGCGATGAGCCAGCGGGGACTCTTGGATGTCGCCCCCAGCTCGTCCCGCAGGTCGAACGAGTTCGCCTTGATGACAAGCCCGTCCACTTCGAAGTCGAGGGCGTGCAGGTTCTCGATCAGCTGCTGGCCGTGCTCGAGAGCGGCATCGATTCCGCGAAACGCCTCGACGTCCGGCGTGGCCGGCACTCCCAGTTCGCGGAGTGTCCGAAGAAAGTCGACGTGGGTCTCGAACCAAATCCCCTCGGTATATCCGGTGCCGTGGGCCAGAAACCGCACCCGCCGGCGGGCCGACTCCTTCGGATCAAGCAGCTTGAGGGCCCCGGCGGTGGCGTTGCGTGGGTTGGCGAACGGGGTTTCTCCCCGCCCCTTCTGCTCGGCACGGAGGCGGGCAAAGTCGGAGTTCGCAATGAACGCCTCCCCGCGGATCTCCAGCACCGCAGGCGGCGAATCGGTCTGCAGCCGCAGCGGGATCCCGCCGATCGTGCGGGCGTTGTGGGTGATGTCGTCACCCCGGCGTCCATCCCCGCGCGTGACGGCGCGGGCGAAGTGACCGTTCTCGTACGTGGCCGACAGCGCCACCCCGTCGATCTTGTACTCGACGGTGTAATCGAGCGGCTCGTCGCGCTGCAGATACTTCCGCACGCGCACGTCGAATTCCCGCACCGCGTAGGTGTTGTACACGTTGTCGATCGAGAGCATCGGCAAGATGTGCTCGACGGTCTGGAAGCCCTCGATCGGCTCGCCCCCCACCTTGTGCGAGGGGCTGTCCGGCGAATCGTACTCCGGGTGCTCGGCCTCGAGTTTCTCGAGCCGTTTGAGCAGCTTGTCGAACTCGAGGTCGCTGATTTCCGGGCGGGCTTCGACGTAGTACAGCCGATTATGCCGCTCGATCTCGCGTCGCAGCTCCTCAATTTCCTTGCGTACGCTCTCTGTCATGGTTGGAGTCGCCTCTGCTGCGAAATCCTCTTTCCGCGATGTGCCGCCACGGATATACTCCCCGACCGTCTGTCCGCCGCGGGCGGGATTGTCCTCGCATCATATCGGGTGCGGGCCGGCGATTCCCGTGAGTGGTGCCTGCGCGGACACGCCTGCACCTCCGCTCACGTTGCGACCGCAAAGGACTGCGATGCGCACGATTGCGATCATGAATCAGAAGGGTGGCGTCGGGAAGACGACCACCAGTGTCAATCTCGCCGCTGGCCTGGCCCGTGCCGGCCGTCGCGTCTGCCTGATCGACCTCGATCCGCAGGCACATGCGTCGATCCACCTGGGTGTCGAAGCTTCCGGAAGCGTCGACACGATCTATCAGGTCTTCGCCGGCGCCCGGACTGTCGAACAGGTCCGCCAGCTGGTTTCCTCCAACCTGTGGGTGGCCCCGGCTGACCTCGATCTGGCCGCGACGGAAGTCGAACTCGTCGATGCGCCCGGCCGCGAGTACGTCCTCCGCAATGCGCTGCAGGCCGCCTCGGCCGACGACCATTTCGATTACGTCGTCATGGACTGCCCGCCGTCGCTGAGCGTTTTGACGATCAACGCCCTCAGTGCCGCGACCGAAGTCTTCATCCCGCTGCAGCCGCACTTCTTCGCGCTGCAGGGACTTTCGAAGCTGTTCGAGACAACAGCCCTGGTGACGCGACGGCTCAACCGGCAACTGCGGGTTTCCGGCATCGTGCTCTGCCTGTACGAGACCGGCACACGCCTGGCCGCAGATGTCACCGATGACCTGATGCGGTTCCTGGATGCCAGCGATCCGCAGGCACCCTGGTCCCAGGCCCGCGTGTTCGACAGCCGCATCCGCCGCAATATCAAGCTCGCCGAGGCCCCCAGCTTCGGGCAGTCGATCTTCGACTACGACGGTCAGTCGGCCGGAGCGAAAGATTACGGCTCCCTCGTCAACGAAGTTCTGGCCGCCGAAGCCGGCGCTGCCCCTGCCGAGCATCGCGAAGCCGCCTGAGGCACAAACCACTGCGGTCAACGAAAACGCCAGCCGGAGTCACCATGACTTCGGCTGGCGTTCTGTATTCAGGCGGCAACGAATCGAATCAGTCGCACTACTTCTCTTCGTCGAAGATCTCGGCAAACAGATCCTGCATCGCAGCCCACGATCGACGGTCAGCCGCGGCGTCGTACTTCAGGTTATCGATCCCGAAGGTCCCCGCTTCCGGATTGGTGAAGCCGTGACGGGCACCGCCGTAATAGACCAGCTGATAGTCCACCTCAGCCGCTTCGAGCGCGTTGCGGAAGGAGTCG
This region includes:
- a CDS encoding FG-GAP repeat domain-containing protein, whose amino-acid sequence is MISPHALCLTILFGIGSIATAGDDIHWERVQLDSRFRAEGAAIADLNNDGKADIIAGDVWYAAPDWQRHEIRQPGDFWAGDGYSNNFCNWTYDINDDGWEDVIIVGFPGDPFHWYENPKGKDGHWKEHVIWHSICNETPQFADINGDDRPEIILGSQPEAQIGYIEIPTGDAVYEKWKFTAVSRPGDPMQNGTFKYYHGLGVGDVNSDRRTDIVIPHGWWEQPASASSTLWTFHAHVLGQDQPQKMADVHVQDLDRDGDADFIGSSAHAHGVWWFETTDDGIRQHLIDESFSQTHAMHFVDVDGDGQQDIVTGKRYFAHNGRDPGGLDPVGMYWYRVERNEGQPPKFTRHEIVAGRDTGVGTQFAVGDIDGDGLIDIALSNKKGVNILLQRR
- a CDS encoding DUF1592 domain-containing protein yields the protein MMHLIQHSACRVFTTRVRLICVLACSLTAALAPFSAARAEEKIGEKIYQQKCALCHGVNGEGNDDHYGSPLIGDRSLQELTELIVDTMPEEDPDECVGEEAEQVARYVYDAFYSEIAQARNRPAEIEFSRLTVRQYEHAVSDLLGSFTGSGNWADNEGLKAEYFRTRRFRGNERLVERVDPQIDFDFGEGVPIELPAPEEEAQEADASADKEKQDEEAKKKKDEEDKSRFNPEEFSIRWQGSVMAPETGDYEFILEVGNGARLWVNDGNTPLIDAWVKSGDHSEYRETIRLLGGRPYFIRVDFFKFKDKSASIRLKWKPPHHAEEVIPARYLATSRMPEQFVITTPFPPDDRSTGFERGSSISKQWQQATTYAAIETAGYVAAHIDQLAKTKSDAEDRGEKIRNFCRQFAERAFRRPLSDEQKALYIDRQFDDSEHLETAVRRTVMLVLKSPRFLYREAGFGQFDDYDVAAWLAFTLWDSLPDQQLREAAAKGQLRTRDQIAGQARRMVNDLRTQAKMREFLHQWLQIDRFHDIAKDPEKYPGFDERIVSDLRTSLDLFLDDILESKSADFRRTLLEESIYLNGRLAPLYGADLPDDADFQKVVLDTQDRAGILSHPYLMTGFAYDSTSSPIHRGVFLSRSVLGRFLKPPPEAVPPLAPELHAELTTRERVALQTSPKVCQTCHVMINELGFSLEHFDAIGRYREQEKDRPIDASGSYLSRSGERVEFTGTRELAEFLADHNEPQRAFAEQLFQYTVKQPVRAFGDDRLDHLHEAFRESDFNIHRLLVEIATQSAMKARELEQKVADN
- a CDS encoding DUF1552 domain-containing protein codes for the protein MNRNTSRRDFLRNVGMSAAALPFVCNLPSLGFANSTGRKQRLVVLFSPNGVVPKNFWPDEAGELTALKESLSPLEPFRDRVLTLHGVCDKVRGDGDSHMRGMGCLLTGTELYPGNIQGGSHTPAGWASGSSIDQELKRFLQSNPETQTRFGSLEFGVAVPERADTWTRMVYAGPNKPIAPIDDPYQMFSRLYGQVKDQESLRSILDDLQEDFGKVRSMVSQEDRQLLEEHATFVRELEQELTASRDSGLDHPVPELEPGVKDENDNIPKISKMQIELMVNSFTADFTRIATLQYTNSVGQARMRWLGIDEGHHSLSHEPDDNDDAQTKLTAINKWYCEQLAYLVKRLSETPEPGGPGSLLDNTTIIWTNELGKGNSHTLDNIPFVMVGGGLGFRMGRALKYPKVPHNRLLLSIAHSMGHHIEQFGNPDFCGDGPLTDLT
- a CDS encoding 3-oxoacyl-[acyl-carrier-protein] synthase III C-terminal domain-containing protein, with the translated sequence MAYQPMTGVRCTHAVDLADRIDLFELIGNERVLELSHQGRGPGFATEATVAKSTGVEQRRILRPGVKPIDLAVEVIDRLAEEFGLDIHDCPWIGLCHSNTDPAAADRLADKLSRVVGLPRERVANINFGCVGYLELLRRGAGQLAELPEGTRVPLLTVETPEDWHDATDRAFCGIISAGATGTILQRDAGHKLRYINVEHIPVSDEIRNHQPFFWVEEGEFLRFSGDTSQRRVMRMNGEAVFLSGVNLMIEACRTAFNAVSPTDQRIIVVPHQPSGKMLRAMIAVLRDELPCAEIINNLALYGNSISSSIPTVLARINDVLVDQGSDRLSEGDLLLLPAAGICMETRADHLTQGWAVIEW
- the ligA gene encoding NAD-dependent DNA ligase LigA, with product MTESVRKEIEELRREIERHNRLYYVEARPEISDLEFDKLLKRLEKLEAEHPEYDSPDSPSHKVGGEPIEGFQTVEHILPMLSIDNVYNTYAVREFDVRVRKYLQRDEPLDYTVEYKIDGVALSATYENGHFARAVTRGDGRRGDDITHNARTIGGIPLRLQTDSPPAVLEIRGEAFIANSDFARLRAEQKGRGETPFANPRNATAGALKLLDPKESARRRVRFLAHGTGYTEGIWFETHVDFLRTLRELGVPATPDVEAFRGIDAALEHGQQLIENLHALDFEVDGLVIKANSFDLRDELGATSKSPRWLIAYKWEKYEAVTQIEDITIQVGKTGTLTPVAHLKPVEIAGTTVSRASLHNRDELERLGVRIGDQVVVEKAGKIIPHVVRVQEDERTGKEQEFEFPERCPECGGDVVQDEGGVYVRCINPNCPAQLRESLRFFASRQAMDIEGLGIKRIEQLIGAGFLTSFADVYRLKDKQEELLELERLGEKSLENLLAGIEESRSRPMWRLLTALNIRHVGASNAQVLADRFGTLDEIAKQSEEALAEVHEIGPVIAKSVYEFFQADVGKGIIDELREAGLNFGTPVERQEDGPKPLEGKTIVVTGSLTKFTRDEVKEFIHRLGGKASSSVSKKTDYLVAGEKAGSKLDKAKELGVTVISEQDLFEMADGAPPVDEAGESEA
- a CDS encoding ParA family protein, whose translation is MRTIAIMNQKGGVGKTTTSVNLAAGLARAGRRVCLIDLDPQAHASIHLGVEASGSVDTIYQVFAGARTVEQVRQLVSSNLWVAPADLDLAATEVELVDAPGREYVLRNALQAASADDHFDYVVMDCPPSLSVLTINALSAATEVFIPLQPHFFALQGLSKLFETTALVTRRLNRQLRVSGIVLCLYETGTRLAADVTDDLMRFLDASDPQAPWSQARVFDSRIRRNIKLAEAPSFGQSIFDYDGQSAGAKDYGSLVNEVLAAEAGAAPAEHREAA